Below is a genomic region from Armatimonadota bacterium.
TGCTGCCACCTGAGAATCGCGGAGTGTTCCAAATAGCGTCTTTCGCACTGGTCGTCATGGGGGTGGTGTTTGGACTTACCAATCTCTCGCTGATGCGACAGCCCAGAAGCCCGAAAGCGCACTTGGCGCATTTCGTCAACATTTGCCTGGGAATTTCGACGTGCCTTCTCGCCCCATACTGCATCTGGCTCGCCATGCGTTGGCAGCAGCCAGATTTGAAGGCTTACTTCGACCAACAAGACTTCAAGCTCTGAGCCAGGCGTTTAGGTCATCGATTTCTTCTTGGCAAATCGAATGCCCCATCTCGTAGGCGTGAAACTGGTGGCGGTCACCCATTACCGTGAGATCGGATCGAAGCTGATCTCCCTCGCGAAAGGAAACAACATCATCAAGCAACCCGTGGGCCTGGAAAGCTCGACCGGGGAAGCTCCCTGAAGCCGGGTCGACGGCGCGTCCACTCATCAATACCGCGGACGCAAAGATATCCGGATGCCTGGCCATGAGCCCGGCGGTCATCATCGAGCCTTGGCTGAATCCGCCGACGACGGTGGTCTGCGGGACCTCTTTTGTTACTAGCTCCGCGACTAGATCGACCGACGCCCAAAGTTGGTCTAAGTTTGCCTCTACACCAACCGAAGAAAAGGAAATCTCGAACCATGCAAATCCCGGCCCGTACTCCCAAGGGGCCCGAAGGCAGACTATATCGTAGCCGGGATCAAGGACCTGAGCGAGTCCGTACATATCCCGCTCGTCGCTTCCGAGACCGTGCATCAGGAAGAACTTTCCTTTGCTCGGTTGAGTTGAAGGGCGAGAAACTGAAATCAGAGACACGTCTATTAGTATAGAATCTAAGAGTGGTCGCACTGGTCGCTCTCATGGCAATGACTCCTCAAACAGGCATCCCAACGGTGATGGAAGACATCGCAGTACGCGCCCAATCAGCCTTCCCCGGTCTGAAGCCCACTGACTTTGCGATAAGCTGGCGGAACTTAGAGACTGGCGCAGAGATGAACTACAACGGTGGACTTTCGATGTACCCCGCGAGTGTTGTGAAGATGTTCTACCTAGCGTATGCGGAAGAGCTTTTGACGAGGAAAAAACTGGTCCGGAATCCCGAGTTTGATCGGGCCTTGGCGGATATGATCAAAGAATCTAACAACGACGCCACCGGGTTGATCTTGGATACGATCACGGGAACTACAGGTGGGCCTTCGCTCTCGGATGCCGAACTGAAGAAGTGGGTCGAAAAACGGCAGATGGTTAACAATTGGTTGATGACGCTGGGAATCAAAGGAATCAACGCGAGCCAGAAGACTTGGAACGAGGGTCCCTACGGACGCGAGCGCCAGGGCTATGGGCCGAACTTTGAGCACCGGAACTCACTCACTGCCGACTCGTGTGTTCAACTTATGTCGCTGATCGCTCAGAAGAAGCTGGCCGGATCTGACGAAATGCTGAGCTTGCTCAGCAGGAAGGCTGGTAGCAAGGATGGGCAAGTCGAAGGTTTCTTGGGTGAACTGCTACCCGCCGATGCGAAGCTCTGGTCCAAAGCGGGTTGGACTTCGACGACACGCCACGATGTCGCATTCGTCGAGCTAGGCGGGCAGAAAAAAGTGTACGCCGTCTTCACTCGATACCAAGTCGAGAACCCGAAGTTGCTCCAGTGGCTAGCGAACGAAATACTAAAGCTTTAGGTTCGCAAACCACGCTCCGGCCGATTCGTCGCTGGTTGGAACGTGTCCTTCGGCGATGAACCACTCCTCGGTGTGGACCGCAGTCGAGGCTCCTGCAGGGACGGACTGCAGCAACCCCAGGCTCTCGACTTCAAGCATCCCTTGTTTGGTGTAGCTCTCAAAATTGCAGCCCATGTCGATGTGGCTCGCACTCGCTGGGTGAACCGAGAAGCGCTTGACGAACGTTTCGCGCTGGTTGGAATAGGCGGCGAGTCCCTGGTCGACATAGGTTCCGAACTTCGTCGGGTTGGGATCGTCCGTCGATCTCAGGCGCGCGACTTGGGTGCCCCATGTATATCTTGAGTCATCCATTCGAGCGTAGGCCCATAGCACGACAGGTTGGACAGGAAGGAGTCCATCACTTTGGGGTCGAACCGGGTGCATCGGAACAACACACTCGCCTCCTGGAGCCATCACGGTAATGGCCCAAGGGCATAGGTCTGCGGAGTACGCTCCCTGATTCAGCAGCTGGTGTTCGATCCGGAAGCCGTTTGGAATCATCGAGACCCGGAACATTTTTTGGATATGAAACTCGTCAATGTGGGACAAGAATCGCACCGCTTCGTCTTCTTCCTGAATCTGAACAGGAAACGAATCGGAAGTGTACGTCTTGGGCCTTTGCTCTGGACCTGTCCAGAGCCGATGGCCGCCGTAGGAGCGATATTCGCCACCGACTAGCCCTCGATGTTCTTCGCGGACGAGGAGATGATTCGGGCCGTCTTCCTTGCCGAAAAACAAGATTCTTGGGCCGATCACAGTGGTGACAATCAGCTTGAGACCATCGTGCCGGAACACGGCGCAGTCAGAAAATCCGGCAAAGTCTTCGTACTCGAACAACACCGTTCAAGCTTACTTAAAGCGCCACTGATAGTTGAGTCGGCCAACCCAATCGTTTTGGTT
It encodes:
- a CDS encoding serine hydrolase; its protein translation is MVALVALMAMTPQTGIPTVMEDIAVRAQSAFPGLKPTDFAISWRNLETGAEMNYNGGLSMYPASVVKMFYLAYAEELLTRKKLVRNPEFDRALADMIKESNNDATGLILDTITGTTGGPSLSDAELKKWVEKRQMVNNWLMTLGIKGINASQKTWNEGPYGRERQGYGPNFEHRNSLTADSCVQLMSLIAQKKLAGSDEMLSLLSRKAGSKDGQVEGFLGELLPADAKLWSKAGWTSTTRHDVAFVELGGQKKVYAVFTRYQVENPKLLQWLANEILKL